ATTGTatctattttcttttattttttttattattgttggtTTGTTAAATTTGCACAGGAACTGAACCTAATCAGCCAATTACAAGGATGTTTCAGTAGCTATGTGACTATGCTATTCCTGGAAAATTCACACTTGTGCTGCTAATTTTTAAAATGATGTGAATCAAGGTGCATGGAAAGTGttattttccaagattttttcttttaaactcaAGCTGACATATTACAACTTAAAGTGAGCTTTcactagtttagggtactttcacacttgcgttattcttttccggtattgaaatctggtaaagggtctcaataccggggggggggggcgacatcagttttgtcctaatgcattctgaatggaaagcaatccgttcagtatgcatcaggatgtcttccgttccgtcccttgtacagcATTTACTGCGGTATTTTTTCCAGACAAAATCCCAAAACACTACCGCactttctggatccggcattaatttccatagagatgtattaatgccggatctggtaccaagtgttctggaaattgctgTGTTGCCGGATCACGtttaccggtctgtgcatgcgccgggacataggaggagctatttttgcttttgatctttgaaaaaacataaataccggatccgttattccggatgaaaCGGATTCTGTATATCACCGGATCCATCTAACGGATAgatgccgaaactgcctgccggatccgaacaatgctagtgtgaaagtacccttagataccCGCTCACCAATGAGGTAAAAACACTAGATAGGGAATGAGAATAACAGTGTAAAGATACCCATTTTGCCTATCATACTGCTGACATAAATGAAAAATTAGAATTGCTCATGCACCTAGATGCAAGTGTACGATGGGCAGGAGAGTGTCAAGGCTAAACCACTCCCTTTCGCTTTTGAGTGCTGGCACCAGTGGTCTCTTGCATCATAACGTGCTACCTGTGGAGCCTTTGAGCTCGATCAACTACAGTGAATTAGTAAATACTAAATCATTTTCCATTATTACCGGGCAAAAACATTACAAAGTGGATggcaaaaaatactttttgtaaACCAATTTTATGTGTTAAAATTAGCATCTCTTTTGCAGAAAGCAAAATAACTTTTTCTGCTCTTGTATACCAGTAATTTCTTTAGGGTATCTGATCTGTAAGTGTATGACAATAACTAGACATTTGTGTTATGGTTTCTCATTGATTAgctaatattttatttaaaatgccttttttttactttacaattTTTACTTAACATGCTATGTTAAAGTTAGAGTACTGTTGCCTGATAATATTTGGAAAAATCTGGTACTGTGattctgattttctttttttatgtttttcaggtTGTGCATCTATGCTGTCATTGACAAGAACTGCATGTTAATCGCACAGATCTCCCTGGATTATCCTTATCTTGCCGGACATCAAATCATTTCAGGCCACATTTATGAAGGTTTTAGTCATGCGTGAACCTTTGGATTAATACATATACACTGCTTCATGGGAATACTTGGTGACTTGAGACACACATTGGTGACTTGGTGAaaagaaaaatggaaatgactctgaTTTAAAAAGTAAAGTCAGTCACACTCCATGTGTCTGTATAGCATTAAAGTGAGCTAGCACTGAAGACCAGCTTAATAAAAATGGACTCTGGAGAAACCATATTAGATCAAGAATCTACCTCAAGGTGTGGAGAATCCGAAAAAGTATCAAGCAGATGGAGACAAGAGCATCCAGCTGTTGTTACAATGAGCACTTATGACAGTCACGCAGGAGAAAGACAGGCTAACCCTGAACTGATTGCAAACCCAACATCAGGACGGCATTACAGTTCTTTGAAAGTTGGATCACAAAATGAGAGTAGCCAGCAGATGCCAGGAAAGCAATATGGACAGAAGCGTTCAGGCTCCTATACTCACCGGCATTCACTTTCTTTTCCCCAGCATACTCTGCACCAGCACAGGTTAGTACACAGTGGGAAGCCTCATCAGAGCCTTGAAGGACATGCTTATCCATATCACAGTCACCTGCCTGTTGCTTCAGAAGACTTATTCCTTCGTATTCAAGGACAAGGTGTAGACTTCTCCAGAAAGAAATTTTCACTTGCTTCGTCATATAGCCAGTATTCACAGAAGTCTATTGATCAGCCAGAAGACACCCACAAAAAGGAGCAAAAGCCCAAAAAacccggcaaatatatttgtccGTATTGTACACGGGCTTGTGCCAAACCAAGTGTGCTGAAAAAACATATAAGATCTCACACAGGAGAGCGTCCTTATCCATGTGTACCCTGTGGTTTTTCATTCAAAACAAAAAGCAACTTGTATAAGCACAGGAAGTCACATGCACATGCCATTAAAGCTGGATTAGTTCCTTTTACAGACTCTGCTGTGTCCAAATTAGACCTTGAGGCTTCTTGCATTGATGTAGAAAATGAAATACATTCTGATGGGGAACAAAGTACAGACACTGATGAAGAGACATTGTTGCTAGTTGAAGATTCTGAAAAACTAAGCCCCATTTCACAAATTCCATTGGATGTGAGTGTTAGAGGCGGCGAACTTATAGATCCAGGTTTCCATACTTCAGACGATTCATTAGGAGGCCCAATGAAAGTGCCAATACTGATAATCCCCAGAAGTGGCATCCACTTACCTAGTGAGAGCTCACATTTTGTGACATCTGAGTTAATGCACAACCCCTCATTAAGTGGTAAAAATGATGAACTACATACTGCTAGGCAAAAACTTGCACTAAAGCTTACAGAAAAGAAAGGGCATGACTCTGAGAAGTCCTTAAATCTCCTGAGCCCACATAGTAAAGGAAGCACAGACTCTGGTTATTTTTCACGTTCAGAAAGTGCAGAGCAGAATATAAGTCCTCCAAATACAAATGCAACCTCTTATGAAGAAATAATCTTTGGTAAATACTGTAGACTGAGCCCTAGATCTTCACTACAAAGTCAAGAAGCCAGTGTATCGATTGTTAACCCCAGCCTGATGGAGGAGCATATCTCACAGTTTATGAAAAAAAGGGAAGGGTTTCTAGACCACAGCAAGTTAAGTCTGACATCAAGATTATCTGGAATTCCTACTTCTGAATTGCAAAAAACACACCTCATTGGAGAATCTCCTGAAGGTGAACCAAAGATATACTCAGAAATTCCGCAGGGCCAAACAGCAGTATTTTTAGAGCCTTCAGGAGAAACATCAACACTTATAAGAAGCAATTCAATGCCAACATCTTCTGGTACAAATTTAAGTATACCTACTTCTATTAGAGGAAGTCACTCATTTGATGAACGTATGACAGGGtctgatgatgtgttttatccagGTACTACAGGTATTCCTCATCAAAGACTCCTTAGGAGGCAAGGTGCTTTTGAGTTACCATTGGTCTTGGAGGGTCATTCTGAGTGTGATGCATATAACAGAATGTCAAAAAACGTGGCTGTTGCCTACTGCAGGAAAACAATGCATGAAAAACCTGTCTCGTCAAAAGAAAAGATAATGGCTTCAGTGTATGAATATGTCTCAGGGATTCAACCTAAAAGGTGGGATGATTATGAAGTTCAAAAATACAGAGATGTACAGTATGTAGGTGGAATGAAACCAGGGGAGTATTTTGTAGATGTTACTGCACCTTCTCCTCCTCGGTTTGGAACAACAATTGAAAACAGAAAGCGTAGAAAAGAAAAGAGTGTTGGAGATGAGGAAGATATTGCTATGCCTAGCAGTTCAGCAAGCAGCCCTGTGATTTTGGATTTTGATACTAAATCCTCAAGTCAAGAACCAGCCAGGACTGGATATTCCATTTCAGGGCAAGAATATGTTTACAGTGGGTCACAAGACCGTTTTGACATTTGTCGACAACATCAGCAAATTGCAAGTCCTGTACCTGTATTAGATGAATCATCTTCAGACACAGATAAGGTAACAGATATAATCAATAGAAAACCTCCTGGTAATGTAATATCAGTAATACAACACACTAACTCTTTGAGTAGGCCTAACTCTTTTGAAAGATCTGAATCAACAGAACTTCTTGCTAGCCAGCCAGATAAAGCATGCTCTCCCTCTGAGATTTGTGACAGTGGAAACACAATGTCTTCTATGAGTCCAGACTGGACTCAGACACCAGACCTTTGTGAATCTACAGGAAGGCCATCACCATCTCAACAGCAGCAACATTCTACATATCACATGCCTCCTAAACTGGTGCGTCAACACAATATTACAGTACCTGAGATTCGAGTTACTGAGGAACCAGACAAACCTGAGAAGGAACCAGAAATTCCTGTCAAAGAGCCGGAAAAAACGCAAGAAGAATTTCAgtggccccaaagaagtgaaacaCTGTCTCAACTACCTGCAGAGAAATTGCCTCCAAAGAAGAAACGACTTCGCTTGGCTGACATGGAAAATTCATCAGGGGAATCCAGCTTTGAGTCAACAGGAACAAGTTTGTCACGCAGTCCAAGTCAGGAGAGTAACCTATCTCACAGTTCTAGCTTTTCAATGTCTTTTGACAGAGaggaaataataaaatctacagttcCAGCCAAACAGGATGAAATTGGTAGACCACCTGAATTTTTAACTGTTCCTCCAGGAGCTTACTCACTTTCTGTACCCAGCCACCACCATCAAAAAGAAATGAGACGGTCCTCTTCTGAACAGATACCATGTCTCAGTTTAAGTGAGATTCCTGAAATAAGGAGCAAATCTTTTGATTATGGAAACCTAACACATGCATCTGTCCCTGGTGCTATCACTACAACTTTGTCTCCAGCCCGTGAACGGAAAAAGTGCTTTCTTATCCGTCAAGTTTCTTTCAGTGGGTTCCCTGAAAATTCGCAGTCAGAGCAAGAACAACTTGGGAACCAAgaacagcctgatccagcatatGCAAGTCGTAGGTCTTCACAGGTTTCCTGGCAGCGTTCATCATCATCTTCTTTATCAGGTTCCATAAATCTAACTGATGAATCTTTAAATCTAGCCATTGGTACATCTGCCCAACCTACCAGTACCTCATCACATTATTCACAGCAGTCCATTACAAGCCATGATGTGTTAAGAAATCCCCTTGGGCCACCATCTTCTTATATCGCCAAAAGACATTTGCCAGAGCAACAGCATTTATTTCCACTTCCTGAAAAAATGTTATATCCGCCAGTACACAATACATTTCAGTTACCTTACACTTCTGTTTGCATGGCTCAAATACCAACTCATCCTCCTCTTTTGTGGCCACCCTGTATAGATCCTTTGCAAAGACATTTCCAGCATC
The genomic region above belongs to Bufo gargarizans isolate SCDJY-AF-19 chromosome 4, ASM1485885v1, whole genome shotgun sequence and contains:
- the HIVEP2 gene encoding transcription factor HIVEP2, which produces MDSGETILDQESTSRCGESEKVSSRWRQEHPAVVTMSTYDSHAGERQANPELIANPTSGRHYSSLKVGSQNESSQQMPGKQYGQKRSGSYTHRHSLSFPQHTLHQHRLVHSGKPHQSLEGHAYPYHSHLPVASEDLFLRIQGQGVDFSRKKFSLASSYSQYSQKSIDQPEDTHKKEQKPKKPGKYICPYCTRACAKPSVLKKHIRSHTGERPYPCVPCGFSFKTKSNLYKHRKSHAHAIKAGLVPFTDSAVSKLDLEASCIDVENEIHSDGEQSTDTDEETLLLVEDSEKLSPISQIPLDVSVRGGELIDPGFHTSDDSLGGPMKVPILIIPRSGIHLPSESSHFVTSELMHNPSLSGKNDELHTARQKLALKLTEKKGHDSEKSLNLLSPHSKGSTDSGYFSRSESAEQNISPPNTNATSYEEIIFGKYCRLSPRSSLQSQEASVSIVNPSLMEEHISQFMKKREGFLDHSKLSLTSRLSGIPTSELQKTHLIGESPEGEPKIYSEIPQGQTAVFLEPSGETSTLIRSNSMPTSSGTNLSIPTSIRGSHSFDERMTGSDDVFYPGTTGIPHQRLLRRQGAFELPLVLEGHSECDAYNRMSKNVAVAYCRKTMHEKPVSSKEKIMASVYEYVSGIQPKRWDDYEVQKYRDVQYVGGMKPGEYFVDVTAPSPPRFGTTIENRKRRKEKSVGDEEDIAMPSSSASSPVILDFDTKSSSQEPARTGYSISGQEYVYSGSQDRFDICRQHQQIASPVPVLDESSSDTDKVTDIINRKPPGNVISVIQHTNSLSRPNSFERSESTELLASQPDKACSPSEICDSGNTMSSMSPDWTQTPDLCESTGRPSPSQQQQHSTYHMPPKLVRQHNITVPEIRVTEEPDKPEKEPEIPVKEPEKTQEEFQWPQRSETLSQLPAEKLPPKKKRLRLADMENSSGESSFESTGTSLSRSPSQESNLSHSSSFSMSFDREEIIKSTVPAKQDEIGRPPEFLTVPPGAYSLSVPSHHHQKEMRRSSSEQIPCLSLSEIPEIRSKSFDYGNLTHASVPGAITTTLSPARERKKCFLIRQVSFSGFPENSQSEQEQLGNQEQPDPAYASRRSSQVSWQRSSSSSLSGSINLTDESLNLAIGTSAQPTSTSSHYSQQSITSHDVLRNPLGPPSSYIAKRHLPEQQHLFPLPEKMLYPPVHNTFQLPYTSVCMAQIPTHPPLLWPPCIDPLQRHFQHHLQTLQNTYFKPPPQSELPSSYYLDTAQDPVVCKSLNYLHSMEKGYQPYLESSLSSSKKSKHLSKLQRDHSGGSSDSSTDQQLSVSPSVGSLQPISGPIVPVRIQTHVPSYGSVMYTSISQILVTHSQTNSPSIVICCKVDGSTSQRVMATSASMKGLGFNIAQMLAPCGELEKYPLWKVPQTLPLGLESAIPLCLVSSSDSASSFGGGKRMLSPASSLELFMETKQQKRVKDEKMYGQIVKELSAVELTNSDIKKNLSRTSKPQLVRQGRTLEQKESFSSTTQASSSSLSNSPLCTSSYVEKTLPESKSIDVPEGRMSPDEIFDEDTSSDMSLSPERTSSEILEDEPLKSKKRSVGILMQMSQSSCSTEEVQQVLQFPSLRTTTTVSWCFLNYAKPSHAEQDSLKSSVYAAWCISSCNPNPSGLSTRTSLALLRSKQKNTGEIYTMAAMHRSGAGKLTSSNVWKLQFAQMKPEPSLLVTSKLEKKTAGNSKERTKGESHGEKDISAKQTEPMRIKIFEGGFKSNEDYVYVRGRGRGKYICEECGIRCKKPSMLKKHIRTHTDVRPYVCKLCNFAFKTKGNLTKHMKSKAHMKKCLELGVAMTSVDDAEIEESGNIEEMQKESEKSSISIDHQFSDAEESDGDDADDNDDDDDEEDDFDDNQGDSTPKTRSRSTSPQPPRFSTLSVTAASASQRASPEVSIGHSSLMSYLSTMPSIHITHLMTPSAMSGDSQMVNYQKLVLANLEHDREKMDVPGSMDEDYMLTSEASSSPRDFSSCSRHSSPGYDSSPCRDNSPKRYLSLRGDLSPRRHLSPRRDASPMRHLSPRKEAALRRELSPRRDVSPRRHLSPLRPVSPGKEMSTGRDLSPRRERRYMASFRALSPRRRLHHNPSLPMSHYLHLDSGLLGPGSLRKNWPQLPYVGPYPEDTLGHQSHGPAPVGHKDYVFSHLPLHSQQQIRAPLPMIPIGGIQIINSNSAVQSSPHSSSTTTLHLSSSDEKTIPSSESCIPLHLEKHSSSDFPLGDPIHGVAPTLLPSPGQSPSDEISKPAEREQEENIRTCTKAIACLRIATEEGLSLKRDQLSHPPEPNQKTLESAQFGIRHFSGHEAGMSLACASPTHVDLHGEKDSFGTSQSTLAHSKFYSKSMDITKLGFHGRNEEPSSTQEGKDSTGESSNLH